In Palaemon carinicauda isolate YSFRI2023 chromosome 14, ASM3689809v2, whole genome shotgun sequence, the following proteins share a genomic window:
- the LOC137652911 gene encoding uncharacterized protein, with protein MTFVEFGRKKEQFMDDWLKSKEVDTLGKLRELILTEEFKRSVSRELKIHLEELKIDSLQEVAIASDEYSLAHRQDLVKDFSKTFSPRNGNFHQGKPYQKRSTDFHQNKGVNRNVDSSKNGSVESRSYVNSSRSGGGSERRESQESSLRCYWCNRKGHVKANCFAMKNYLERNKEAVNIVSAEKSSKKEVSNEILGGFPDTIASYPLETMYLETEYYKGTVKLAIVDSLPLPGIDMLFANDLVLHDEANYFPILSVTELGDDRYLDVSVREPTSVINRSRAREIDLDNVNLNFDDINGQTTDMMTSSCSNSSSKNILFNDVEWDVEALKEAQANEISNFDDSNFDVDVDDLSKPVFLKEGGLVYRVSRSVNAPADQAEVRKQLVIPERYRSKLLILAHGNNLAGHFGVRKTFQKLSEHFFWPGMRRDVKRHVLSCKVCQLVGKPNQKIPKAPLIPIPSVGEPFREVIIDLVGPLPRTRGGHEYILTMIDRMSRFPEAVPLRSIRGEKIVKALAGFFTRFGIPKIIQSDCGTNFTSRYFKRKMNELGINHVTYSPYHPESQGQVEQFHQTLKSILRKFCLETGCEWDKEIPYALFAIRSTPNETLGFSPFQLIFGHCVRGPLDVVREHWEEETPDMNVLDYLSNLQEKLHRACTFAREYLTKAQATMKTNYDVGTHMRHFDPGDRVLVLLPMPGFPLKARFSGPWKVLKKLNDVNYLIETPERRRKTQICHINMLKPFVSREVEVDVEPVSLVEVEVDPMVDIKLSVGPDGLSNNSNILNNLDVKFQHLEKDKATSLTMLIDDYKDLFQDVPGRTNILEHDVDVGEASPIKQSPYRLNPFKRDIVKDEVK; from the exons ATGACTTTCGTGGAATTCGGCCGAAAGAAAGAACAGTTTATGGACGACTGGTTAAAATCCAAGGAGGTTGACACGCTGGGAAAATTGCGGGAATTAATTTTAACCGAAGAGTTTAAGAGGTCTGTGTCGAGGGAGCTAAagattcatttggaggagttgaagatTGATTCTTTACAGGAGGTGGCAATTGCTTCCGATGAGTACTCCCTTGCACATAGGCAAGATTTGGTAAAAGATTTTTCCAAAACGTTTTCTCCCCGTAATGGAAATTTTCACCAGGGAAAACCTTATCAGAAAAGGTCTACTGATTTTCATCAAAATAAAGGTGTTAACCGCAACGTAGATAGCAGTAAAAACGGAAGTGTAGAATCGCGTAGTTACGTGAATAGTAGCAGGTCTGGTGGTGGTAGTGAACGTAGAGAATcccaagagtctagtttaaggtGTTATTGGTGTAATAGGAAGGGTCATGTAAAAGCGAATTGCTTTGCtatgaaaaattacttggaaaGGAATAAGGAGGCTGTTAATATAGTTTCTGCTGAGAAATCTTCAAAGAAAGAGGTGTCAAACGAAA TTCTTGGAGGATTTCCTGATACTATTGCCTCCTATCCTCTCGAAACCATGTATCTAGAAACTGAGTATTACAAGGGAACGGTAAAACTGGCAATTGTCGACAGTTTACCTCTTCCCGGTATTGACATGTtatttgctaatgatttggtgTTGCATGACGAAGCAAATTATTTCCCAATTTTGAGTGTTACAGAGTTAGGGGACGATAGGTATTTAGATGTTTCTGTACGTGAACCTACCTCGGTTATTAATCGTTCTCGTGCTCGAGAGATTGATCTCGATAATGTTAATTTAAACTTTGATGATATTAATGGACAGACAACTGACATGATGacgagtagttgtagtaatagtagtagtaaaaatattttgtttaatgatgtTGAATGGGATGTTGAGGCTTTAAAAGAAGCCCAAGCAAATGAGATTTCTAATTTTGATGATTCTaattttgatgttgatgttgatgatttaTCAAAACCTGTTTTTCTTAAAGAAGGTGGTTTGGTGTACAGGGTCAGTAGGTCAGTTAATGCACCTGCTGATCAGGCTGAGGTTAGGAAACAATTGGTAATTCCAGAACGATACCGTTCTAAGTTGTTAATTTTAGCACATGGGAATAACCTTGCAGGACATTTCGGGGTCAGGAAGACATTCCAGAAACTCTCTGAACATTTTTTCTGGCCTGGAATGCGTCGTGATgtaaagagacacgtattatcttgtaagGTATGTCAACTCGTGGGGAAGCCAAATCAGAAAATTCCAAAAGCTCCTTTGATTCCTATTCCGTCAGTGGGGGAACCTTTCAGGGAGGTGATTATTGATCTGGTAGGTCCTTTACCACGGACACGCgggggacatgaatatattttgacaatgaTTGATAGGATGTCACGATTCCCTGAGGCTGTCCCACTGCGGAGTATTAGAGGGGAGAAAATTGTCAAGGCACTGGCTGGCTTCTTTACGAGATTTGGTATTCCCAAAATTATTCAAAGTGACTGTGGTACGAATTTTACAAGTAGGTACTTTAAGCGAAAAATGAATGAGTTAGGGATTAACCATGTTACTTATTCCCCTTATCACCCTGAAAGTCAGGGCCAAGTGGAGCAATTCCACCAAACTCTTAAATCTATcttaagaaaattttgtttggaaacaGGTTGTGAATGGGATAAAGAGATCCCTTATGCTTTATTTGCAATCAGGTCAACACCTAATGAGACTTTGGGTTTCTCTCCCTTTCAGCTCATATTTGGACATTGTGTTCGTGGTCCATTGGATGTTGTGAGGGAACACTGGGAGGaagaaaccccagatatgaatgtaTTAGACTATTTATCTAATTTACAGGAGAAACTTCATAGAGCTTGTACCTTTGCCCGGGAATATTTAACAAAGGCTCAAGCTACTATGAAAACAAATTATGACGTTGGTACCCATATGAGACATTTTGATCCAGGAGACAGGGTCTTGGTACTGCTTCCCATGCCTGGGTTTCCACTCAAGGCTcgtttctcaggtccgtggaaggtactaaagaaactgaatgatgttaATTACCTTATTGAGACGCCTGAAAGACGTCGAAAAACACAAATTTGTCACATTAATATGTTAAAACCTTTTGTTAGTAGAGaagtagaggtagatgtagaaccaGTGTCActggtagaagtagaagtagatcctATGGTAGACATTAAGTTATCTGTGGGACCTGATGGTCTCTCCAACAATTCAAATATTCTTAATAACCTTGATGTTAAATTTCAGCACCTGGAAAAGGACAAAGCAACGTCCTTAACAATGTTAATTGatgattataaagatttatttcaggATGTACCAGGACGAACTAACATTTTAGAACATGATGTTGATGTAGGGGAGGCAAGCCCTATTAAACAGAGTCCGTATAGGTTGAATCCTTTCAAAAGGGACATTGTTAAAGACGAAGTAAAGTAA